In Leptospira kirschneri serovar Cynopteri str. 3522 CT, one DNA window encodes the following:
- a CDS encoding potassium-transporting ATPase subunit C, with protein sequence MIFLNIISISIRLLLILTLITGILYPIVVTGFAERFFPFRSGGSKVVIQGKTVGSELIAQKFIKDEYFWPRPSVADYKTGASNASVTNASLRLKVEERKKILFEKHTEQTQVPPDLLFASGSGLDPHISPNSALFQINRVAKSRKLTEGQILRLKDIVEKSIEKGYIGENRINVLLLNLKMDSEFGTILE encoded by the coding sequence ATGATTTTCTTGAATATAATTTCTATTTCCATTCGACTTCTTTTGATTCTTACTTTAATTACCGGAATTTTATATCCGATCGTGGTCACTGGATTTGCGGAACGTTTTTTCCCGTTTCGATCTGGCGGAAGTAAGGTAGTGATCCAAGGTAAAACCGTAGGCTCGGAGTTGATCGCACAGAAGTTTATAAAAGACGAATATTTCTGGCCTAGACCTTCTGTGGCTGATTACAAAACGGGGGCGTCCAATGCAAGTGTGACTAACGCGTCCTTAAGGTTAAAGGTGGAAGAAAGAAAAAAAATCCTCTTTGAAAAACACACAGAACAAACGCAAGTTCCTCCTGATTTATTGTTTGCGTCCGGTTCTGGGCTTGATCCGCATATTAGTCCTAACTCGGCTCTGTTTCAGATAAACCGTGTGGCGAAGTCGCGTAAATTGACGGAAGGCCAAATTCTACGCTTAAAAGACATAGTGGAAAAATCGATAGAAAAAGGTTATATAGGAGAAAACAGGATCAATGTACTTTTATTGAACTTGAAGATGGACTCCGAATTTGGAACAATATTAGAATGA
- a CDS encoding sensor histidine kinase — MIEDTETTRLDPDELLRKIQKEEQKEISGRLKVFFGMVAGVGKTYAMLNAARGLKKEGVDVVVGYIETRGRKETEELLEGLEILPRKKIEHRGIEFEEMDIDSILRRKPEVVLVDEFAHTNIPGSRHVKRYQDVIEILNHSINVFTTLNVQHLESQVEAVEKNTSVKIRETIPDSVLDMADEIVLIDLSPDDLRKRLQEGKVYVPEKANLAGDHFFKKENLTFLRETALNYTARHVNVALDSAKFREKILVAIGSSPNSYSLLRYAKRLAYERNGELFAIYNQTRENLTKENLSQLEKNLSFARELGCEILYAADEDTVEAILRISEQKHITRVVIEKTSADWWKRWNSTASKLARMPSNFELCLVPYSFVSGEESVLNRFLRTSSGGKQYLTSLTLILLATCISLFLEPIAGYWSISLLYLFFVSGIGSFFSKGPTILAGLLSGIFWDFLFIPPRYTFFIEKLEDVLMFGAFLFISIIIGNVTSRLRQKEKVLVNRELRLTTLYELSKELGHARDVRRISEIGAEYLGKVFQTEIVILLENQGNIDFNSSRAGNFFPDPKETAVSNWVYKNKIPAGKFTDTLSLSLGTYFPMIAPGKVIGVIGVVLNERLNLDQENLLLTMGNQIALALERELLSEETRTRYLANQSERLYTIIFNSLSHELKTPLSAIRGAVTALLEPEIENSREARIELLNEINESSMILNLLLGNLLDMSRYESGFLKLRMDWHDPSDLIHVVVRRLRQTVKNSRCVIHLPENPVPTWMDFTLMEQALFNVVFNAVQISPEGVPVSIELICRKDKIQYIVEDEGPGIPKEDLEKIFEKFYRSKNRNHVGSGLGLSISKSIVETHGGILTAENRTTVGARFCIEIPIKSS; from the coding sequence ATGATCGAAGATACGGAAACTACTCGTTTGGACCCGGACGAGTTACTTCGTAAGATCCAAAAAGAAGAACAAAAAGAGATTTCCGGAAGACTCAAAGTGTTTTTCGGAATGGTTGCGGGTGTGGGCAAAACCTACGCGATGTTAAACGCCGCTCGAGGACTTAAAAAAGAGGGCGTGGATGTGGTGGTAGGTTACATAGAAACACGTGGCCGAAAAGAAACCGAAGAACTTCTGGAAGGTTTGGAAATATTACCTAGAAAAAAAATAGAACATAGAGGAATCGAATTCGAAGAGATGGATATAGATTCCATTCTTAGACGAAAGCCGGAAGTGGTTTTGGTGGACGAATTCGCACATACAAATATCCCGGGCAGCAGACACGTAAAACGGTATCAGGACGTAATTGAAATTTTAAATCATAGTATTAATGTATTCACGACTTTGAATGTTCAACATTTGGAAAGTCAAGTGGAGGCTGTAGAAAAAAACACTTCTGTAAAAATTAGAGAAACGATTCCAGATTCTGTGTTGGATATGGCGGATGAAATTGTGTTGATCGATCTTTCTCCGGACGATCTTAGAAAACGACTTCAGGAAGGTAAAGTATACGTCCCTGAAAAAGCGAACTTAGCGGGAGATCATTTTTTTAAGAAGGAAAACCTGACCTTTTTGCGTGAAACCGCACTCAATTACACGGCGAGACACGTCAACGTAGCTCTGGATTCAGCAAAGTTTAGGGAAAAAATTCTAGTGGCGATCGGTTCTAGTCCTAATTCTTACTCTTTATTACGTTATGCGAAACGACTTGCTTATGAACGGAACGGAGAATTGTTTGCGATCTACAATCAAACAAGAGAAAATCTTACCAAAGAAAACTTAAGTCAACTTGAAAAGAATCTGAGTTTTGCCAGAGAGCTAGGATGTGAAATTCTTTACGCGGCAGACGAAGATACAGTGGAAGCGATTTTAAGAATTTCCGAACAAAAGCACATAACGCGTGTGGTGATAGAAAAAACTTCTGCAGATTGGTGGAAAAGATGGAATTCAACCGCGTCTAAACTGGCTAGGATGCCTTCTAATTTCGAACTTTGTTTGGTTCCATATTCTTTTGTTTCTGGAGAAGAATCCGTTTTGAATCGATTTTTAAGAACTTCTTCGGGAGGAAAACAATACTTAACCTCTCTAACCTTGATATTGTTGGCTACTTGTATCAGTTTATTTTTGGAACCAATTGCTGGTTATTGGAGTATTTCCTTACTCTATTTATTCTTTGTTTCGGGAATTGGATCTTTTTTTTCCAAAGGACCTACGATACTGGCAGGGTTATTGTCCGGAATTTTCTGGGATTTTTTATTCATTCCACCCAGATATACTTTTTTTATAGAGAAGTTAGAAGACGTACTTATGTTCGGCGCTTTTCTTTTTATATCGATCATCATAGGAAATGTCACATCTAGATTGAGGCAAAAAGAAAAAGTATTGGTCAATCGAGAACTTCGCCTAACAACTTTATACGAATTGTCCAAGGAGTTGGGACACGCGAGAGACGTAAGACGTATCTCTGAAATCGGAGCCGAATATCTTGGAAAGGTATTTCAGACGGAGATAGTTATACTTTTAGAAAATCAAGGAAACATAGATTTCAATTCTTCCAGGGCTGGAAATTTTTTTCCTGACCCGAAAGAAACCGCTGTTTCTAACTGGGTGTATAAAAATAAAATTCCAGCAGGAAAATTTACGGACACGTTATCCTTATCTTTAGGAACCTACTTTCCTATGATTGCTCCGGGTAAAGTGATAGGAGTGATAGGAGTCGTTTTAAACGAAAGGTTGAATTTGGATCAAGAAAATCTTTTACTTACCATGGGAAATCAGATCGCGCTTGCGCTTGAAAGGGAGTTATTGTCTGAAGAAACTAGAACTAGATACTTGGCCAATCAATCTGAAAGACTTTATACGATTATATTTAATTCTTTATCGCACGAATTAAAAACCCCTCTTTCTGCGATCCGAGGAGCGGTGACTGCGTTGTTAGAACCCGAGATAGAAAATTCCAGAGAAGCTAGAATCGAATTGTTAAACGAAATTAACGAAAGTAGTATGATTCTCAATCTATTATTAGGAAATCTATTAGACATGAGTCGTTACGAATCCGGTTTCTTAAAATTGAGAATGGATTGGCACGATCCATCCGATCTGATTCACGTAGTAGTAAGAAGATTGAGACAAACGGTGAAAAACAGTCGTTGTGTGATTCATTTACCGGAAAATCCAGTGCCGACTTGGATGGATTTTACATTGATGGAACAAGCGCTTTTTAACGTAGTATTCAATGCGGTTCAGATTTCACCTGAAGGTGTTCCAGTTTCTATAGAGCTTATATGCAGAAAAGATAAAATACAATATATTGTGGAAGACGAAGGTCCGGGGATTCCTAAGGAAGATCTTGAAAAGATATTCGAAAAGTTTTATAGAAGTAAAAATAGAAATCACGTAGGAAGTGGATTAGGACTTTCAATAAGCAAATCCATCGTGGAAACACACGGAGGTATTCTAACCGCAGAAAATAGAACAACGGTAGGGGCCAGGTTTTGTATCGAAATTCCGATCAAATCGAGTTGA
- a CDS encoding response regulator, which yields MNPKILVADDDDRIRKMIRISLNASHYEVIESATIQETILKAAKDSPDLILLDLQFPDGNGITALREIRSWSETPVIVLSVLSSDPEKISLLDGGADDYITKPFSMGELLARIRVALRNKTQDPGSPIFVSGNLYVDLSNRNVKISGTTVHLTPIEYTFLTLLIQHAGKVLTQEQIIRHVWGPFAKNESGSLRVHVASLRKKIELDPSSPELLLTEPGVGYRLAIHL from the coding sequence ATGAATCCTAAAATTCTGGTGGCGGACGATGACGATCGTATTCGCAAGATGATACGAATCAGTTTGAACGCTTCTCATTACGAAGTGATCGAGTCTGCCACGATTCAAGAAACGATACTCAAAGCCGCTAAAGATTCTCCGGATTTGATTTTATTGGACTTACAATTTCCGGATGGCAACGGAATTACTGCATTGAGGGAGATACGATCTTGGAGTGAAACGCCGGTGATCGTATTGTCCGTTCTTTCTTCCGATCCAGAAAAAATTTCCTTGTTGGACGGAGGAGCCGATGACTATATTACAAAACCGTTTAGTATGGGAGAACTTCTGGCAAGAATTCGGGTCGCTCTTAGAAATAAGACTCAGGATCCAGGATCTCCTATTTTTGTATCCGGAAATTTATACGTAGATTTATCAAATAGAAACGTAAAAATATCTGGAACCACGGTGCATTTGACTCCGATCGAATATACATTTTTGACCTTATTGATTCAACACGCAGGAAAGGTATTAACACAGGAACAGATCATACGTCACGTTTGGGGACCTTTTGCAAAAAACGAATCCGGATCTTTGAGAGTTCACGTAGCAAGTTTAAGAAAAAAAATAGAATTGGACCCATCCAGTCCGGAGTTGCTTTTGACAGAACCAGGAGTGGGTTATAGGCTTGCAATTCATTTATAA
- a CDS encoding alpha/beta hydrolase, with product MKIQLGIRNRFRKVGLTLCFLFFLFGVSSINASYAREILTYDLVGRNFYSLKTTYYTINVVHYRYVRDPGGPIVFNPKSVLFVHGFGDNSSLFEPLAKELILKGKAQSVYIMDLPGHGGSTMAPGTSEYPANYSQLSVTNYADALRALLGRMTSTEGKKIQTIVGHSIGGLVIQTIQSLFHKNGGGLLSAFGIENTILLGSDIPSPLPWYGGNAPMSDPNSAKSFVWNFRILKILGSIPDPPYAEFGWLVKTPDDFYINTKYAVNGVPVTGAPTTEQLKTMSDLEPYVAAANIVGLDYTAQTTNAVPRMFVTQNIWNGFNLKVVWMDKDVFFSQSETQGLAQYLQEGLNAITISDPEATHNSPFSKPSIFLSLF from the coding sequence ATGAAGATTCAATTGGGTATTCGAAATCGATTTAGGAAAGTGGGACTCACCCTATGTTTCCTATTTTTTTTGTTCGGCGTAAGTTCGATTAACGCCTCTTATGCGAGAGAGATTCTTACTTATGATTTAGTAGGTCGTAATTTCTATTCCCTCAAAACCACCTATTATACAATCAATGTAGTCCATTACAGATACGTAAGAGATCCGGGTGGTCCGATCGTTTTCAACCCTAAATCGGTTTTGTTCGTTCACGGCTTCGGAGATAACAGCTCTCTTTTTGAACCTCTGGCAAAAGAATTGATCCTTAAGGGAAAAGCTCAAAGTGTTTATATCATGGATCTTCCCGGTCACGGAGGTAGTACGATGGCTCCTGGAACATCGGAATATCCAGCTAACTACAGTCAGTTGAGCGTTACAAATTACGCAGACGCTCTCCGCGCCTTACTTGGTAGAATGACCAGCACAGAAGGTAAAAAAATCCAGACTATCGTCGGTCATAGTATAGGCGGGTTAGTCATCCAAACGATACAAAGTTTATTTCATAAAAACGGTGGTGGCCTTTTAAGTGCATTCGGTATCGAAAACACGATCTTACTCGGCAGCGATATTCCTTCTCCTTTACCTTGGTATGGCGGAAACGCTCCTATGAGTGATCCAAATTCTGCAAAAAGTTTTGTTTGGAATTTTAGAATATTAAAAATTTTAGGTAGTATTCCAGATCCGCCTTATGCCGAATTTGGTTGGCTCGTAAAAACTCCAGACGACTTTTATATTAATACGAAATACGCCGTAAACGGTGTTCCGGTCACAGGAGCACCTACCACCGAACAACTAAAAACGATGAGTGATCTAGAACCCTATGTAGCGGCCGCAAACATTGTCGGACTAGATTATACCGCCCAAACTACAAATGCCGTTCCTAGAATGTTTGTGACACAGAATATATGGAACGGTTTTAATCTGAAAGTTGTGTGGATGGACAAAGACGTTTTTTTCAGCCAGTCGGAAACACAAGGTCTTGCTCAATATCTTCAAGAAGGTTTGAACGCGATCACCATTTCGGATCCGGAAGCGACTCATAACTCTCCGTTTTCTAAACCGTCTATTTTCCTTTCTCTTTTTTAA
- a CDS encoding EAL domain-containing protein — protein MKEIFDLPPNADLWSSKSASTTDTQTLFPFNEKYEMALEILTEFENLSIVDSSNLKTSSTQSYDGEILTQLTEILKTGSFHTEYQPILSLETGKIYAYEALARFRIKGENICPEFIFNELHQDPDLFFEFEKELKRFQIRNRPRDKHLFLNLDPHVCKNRSQAAEWRKLLSKKKDIVCEIIENTDSTLIENTRFCLDVLRRENVPIALDDVGGDQNLFCFNFLEYSKFIKFDKCWLRLFKTKPSYKNIAWGFLDFAKESNMLCILEGIETSEDFLMAAEMGFPLAQGYLFQSRNVLV, from the coding sequence GTGAAAGAAATTTTTGATTTACCACCTAACGCTGATTTATGGTCTTCAAAATCAGCTTCGACAACCGATACACAAACTCTTTTCCCGTTTAATGAAAAATATGAAATGGCTTTAGAAATACTAACTGAATTCGAAAACTTGTCTATAGTTGATTCTTCGAACTTGAAAACTTCATCCACACAAAGTTATGATGGAGAAATTCTTACACAACTGACTGAAATTCTAAAAACCGGAAGCTTTCATACGGAGTATCAACCGATTTTATCTTTGGAAACGGGAAAAATTTATGCATATGAGGCCCTAGCCAGATTCCGTATCAAAGGGGAAAATATTTGTCCGGAGTTTATATTTAACGAACTTCATCAAGATCCGGATCTATTTTTTGAATTTGAAAAAGAATTGAAACGATTTCAGATTCGAAATCGCCCGCGGGACAAACATTTATTTTTGAATTTGGATCCACACGTCTGTAAAAACCGTTCACAGGCCGCCGAATGGCGAAAACTTTTAAGTAAGAAAAAAGATATAGTCTGTGAAATTATTGAGAATACTGATTCTACTTTAATCGAAAATACTCGATTTTGTTTGGATGTTTTAAGGCGAGAAAACGTTCCAATTGCTCTTGACGACGTAGGTGGAGATCAAAACCTTTTTTGTTTTAATTTTTTAGAATATTCTAAATTTATTAAATTTGATAAATGTTGGCTGCGACTTTTTAAAACCAAACCATCTTATAAAAATATCGCGTGGGGTTTCTTAGACTTTGCAAAAGAATCGAATATGTTATGTATATTAGAAGGAATCGAAACCTCCGAGGATTTTTTGATGGCCGCAGAAATGGGATTTCCTTTGGCACAAGGGTATTTATTTCAATCTAGGAACGTTTTAGTTTAA
- a CDS encoding class I SAM-dependent methyltransferase, translating to MSEKRSNSLNDFGNPMVMFRNRITRMAKHWKKWARKRNIECFRIYDRDIPQVPVCVDLYGPLCHISVYKNNYEISDEDRIKENEEINRIVCETLSIDPNQVFWKKREPKKGKEQYEKQSEQSELFEIGENGLRFYVNLSDYVDTGLFLDHRITRDFVRKESKGKKFLNLFSYTGSFTVYAASGGAVKSLSVDLSNTYSDWAEENLKLNGFSLTKHCVLRADVMEWLRHERKNPDREKYDLIVVDPPTFSNSKKMTDIFDIQKDHVEILNTLYRDFALPGAVLFFSTNFRKFEFSKQSILWDNLKDISKFTIPEDFKNEKIHFCWRMEKSV from the coding sequence ATGTCGGAAAAACGATCCAATTCGCTTAACGATTTTGGAAATCCTATGGTGATGTTTCGAAATCGTATAACCAGAATGGCTAAACACTGGAAAAAATGGGCTCGTAAAAGAAACATAGAATGTTTTCGAATCTACGACCGTGATATACCTCAGGTCCCTGTCTGCGTGGATCTTTATGGTCCTCTCTGTCATATCTCTGTATATAAAAACAATTACGAAATTTCAGATGAAGATAGAATAAAAGAGAACGAAGAAATCAATAGAATCGTCTGCGAAACCCTCTCTATCGATCCAAATCAAGTCTTTTGGAAAAAAAGAGAACCTAAAAAAGGTAAGGAACAATACGAAAAACAATCCGAACAATCTGAACTATTCGAGATAGGAGAGAATGGTCTTAGATTTTATGTGAACTTATCAGACTATGTGGATACAGGGCTGTTTTTAGATCATCGAATCACTAGAGATTTTGTTCGTAAGGAATCCAAGGGAAAAAAATTTCTAAATCTTTTTTCTTATACCGGATCGTTTACCGTCTACGCAGCGTCAGGCGGAGCCGTAAAAAGCCTAAGCGTAGATCTTTCCAACACCTATTCCGACTGGGCCGAAGAAAATTTGAAACTAAACGGTTTTTCACTTACAAAACATTGTGTACTTAGAGCGGACGTAATGGAATGGCTTCGTCATGAAAGAAAAAATCCGGATCGAGAAAAATATGATCTGATCGTAGTTGATCCACCTACTTTTTCTAACAGCAAAAAAATGACTGATATTTTTGATATACAAAAAGATCACGTCGAAATTCTAAATACACTCTATCGAGATTTTGCGCTTCCAGGCGCAGTTTTGTTTTTTTCTACAAACTTTAGAAAATTTGAATTTTCTAAACAATCCATTTTATGGGACAACTTGAAAGATATTTCAAAGTTTACGATCCCGGAAGATTTTAAAAACGAAAAGATCCATTTTTGCTGGAGAATGGAAAAGTCAGTTTGA